From the genome of Populus alba chromosome 10, ASM523922v2, whole genome shotgun sequence, one region includes:
- the LOC118048034 gene encoding alpha-xylosidase 1, with amino-acid sequence MFSSASSFLSLSFFNYLLLSLICFHLVNSSSTPTKIGNGYRLISLKETPDGGIVGLLQVKERNNIYGPDIPRLQLYVKHETQDRLRVHITDADKQRWEVPYNLLPREQAPAMKQTTGRSRKNLITTVQEYSGAELIFNYIPDPFSFSVKRKSNGQTLFNSSSDGSSSYGVMVFKDQYLEISTQLPNDASLYGLGENTQPHGIKLFPGDPYTLYTTDISAINLNADLYGSHPVYMDLRNVKGQASAHAVLLLNSNGMDVFYRGTSLTYKIIGGVLDFYFFSGPSPLAVVDQYTSLIGRPAAMPYWAFGFHQCRWGYHNLSVVEDVVENYKKAQIPLDVIWNDDDHMDGHKDFTLNPNNYPRPKLLAFLEKIHSIGMKYIVLIDPGIGVNSSYGVYQRGIANDVFIKYQGEPYLAQVWPGAVNFPDFLNPKTVEWWGDEIRRFHELVPVNGLWIDMNEASNFCSGLCKIPKDKQCPSGTGPGWDCCLDCKNITETRWDDPPYKINASGLQVPIGYKTIATSAVHYNGVLEYDAHSIYGFSQAIATHKALQGLEGKRPFILSRSTYVGSGKYAAHWTGDNKGTWEDLKYSISTMINFGIFGVPMVGSDICGFYPAPTEELCNRWIEVGAFYPFSRDHANYYSPRQELYQWDSVAKSARNALGMRYKILPYLYTLNYEAHTTGAPIARPLFFSFPDYTECYGLSTQFLLGSSLMISPVLEQGKSQVKALFPPGSWYNMFDMTQSITSGGGQYVTLDAPLHVVNVHLYQNSILPMQQGGLISKEARMTPFTLLVAFPAGATDGKAAGKLFLDDDELQEMKLGSGSATYVDFYATVSEGTVKLWSEVQESKFALDKGWKIVKVTVLGLDGSGAPSSLEVDGKPVTGASNIELSSLEQKYITNLEVGDEKKKSMMVEVDGLEIPVGKNFAVSWKMGASG; translated from the exons ATGTTTTCTTCTGCTAGTTCTTTCCTTTCTCTGTCTTTCTTTAATTATCTTCTCCTTTCGCTCATATGTTTCCATCTAGTAAACTCATCTTCTACACCCACCAAAATTGGCAATGGCTACCGTCTCATCTCCCTTAAAGAAACCCCTGATGGAGGCATTGTTGGCCTCCTCCAGGTCAAGGAAAGGAACAACATCTACGGTCCTGATATCCCCCGCTTGCAGCTCTATGTCAA GCATGAAACACAAGATCGTTTAAGGGTCCATATTACTGATGCAGACAAGCAGAGATGGGAAGTGCCGTACAATCTCTTACCAAGAGAGCAAGCACCAGCAATGAAGCAAACAACAGGGAGATCAAGAAAGAACCTAATCACAACGGTTCAAGAATACTCAGGCGCTGAGCTAATTTTTAACTACATACCAGACCCTTTTAGTTTTTCTGTAAAGAGAAAATCAAATGGGCAGACCCTTTTCAATTCAAGCTCTGACGGGTCAAGCTCATATGGTGTAATGGTGTTTAAAGACCAGTACTTGGAGATATCGACACAGCTGCCAAATGATGCTTCATTGTATGGTCTTGGAGAGAACACACAGCCACACGGTATTAAGCTATTCCCTGGGGATCCATACACTCTCTATACAACTGATATCTCAGCCATTAATCTGAATGCTGATTTGTATGGGTCCCATCCGGTGTACATGGATCTTAGGAACGTCAAGGGTCAGGCTTCCGCTCATGCTGTGCTGTTGTTGAATAGCAATGGCATGGATGTGTTCTACAGAGGGACTTCTTTGACGTACAAGATTATTGGGGGTGTTCTTGACTTCTACTTCTTTTCTGGGCCCTCTCCTCTTGCTGTTGTCGATCAGTATACCTCGTTGATTGGCAGACCAGCTGCAATGCCTTACTGGGCTTTTG GTTTCCACCAGTGTAGATGGGGTTACCATAACCTGTCTGTGGTTGAAGATGTTGTCGAGAACTACAAAAAGGCTCAAATCCCGCTTGACGTCATCTGGAACGATGATGATCACATGGATGGCCACAAGGACTTTACCCTCAACCCCAATAACTATCCTCGCCCAAAGCTCCTCGCATTCCTAGAAAAAATACATAGCATTGGGATGAAGTATATTGTCCTTATTGATCCTGGAATTGGTGTTAATTCCAGTTATGGTGTGTACCAAAGAGGCATTGCCAATGATGTGTTTATCAAGTATCAGGGTGAGCCCTACCTAGCTCAAGTTTGGCCTGGAGCTGTTAACTTTCCTGACTTTCTCAATCCAAAAACTGTTGAATGGTGGGGTGATGAAATTCGTCGATTCCATGAACTCGTCCCTGTCAATGGTCTTTGGATTGACATGAATGAAGCTTCAAATTTTTGTTCGGGACTGTGCAAAATCCCGAAGGACAAGCAGTGTCCAAGTGGAACTGGACCAGGTTGGGACTGTTGCTTGGATTGCAAAAACATAACAGAAACAAGATGGGATGATCCGCCTTACAAGATAAATGCTTCAGGATTGCAGGTTCCAATAGGGTACAAAACCATAGCAACCAGTGCAGTTCACTACAATGGTGTTTTGGAGTATGATGCTCATAGCATATATGGATTCTCTCAAGCCATTGCTACCCACAAGGCCCTTCAAGGCCTTGAAGGCAAGAGGCCATTTATATTGTCACGCTCCACTTATGTTGGATCAGGCAAATATGCTGCTCACTGGACCGGTGATAACAAAGGCACTTGGGAGGATTTGAAATATTCTATATCTACTATGAtaaattttggtatttttgggGTACCGATGGTTGGATCAGATATATGTGGCTTTTATCCTGCACCCACAGAAGAGCTTTGCAACAGGTGGATCGAGGTGGGTGCTTTCTATCCCTTCTCCAGGGATCATGCGAACTATTATTCCCCAAGGCAGGAGCTTTATCAATGGGACTCAGTAGCCAAATCCGCTAGAAATGCACTTGGCATGAGGTATAAGATTCTTCCTTATCTGTACACACTGAATTACGAGGCTCATACCACCGGGGCCCCAATCGCCAGACCACTTTTCTTCTCATTCCCAGATTACACTGAATGTTACGGGTTGAGCACTCAGTTTTTGCTTGGAAGTAGCCTCATGATATCTCCGGTGCTTGAGCAAGGAAAATCACAGGTTAAAGCACTCTTTCCTCCTGGTAGTTGGTACAACATGTTCGATATGACACAGAGCATTACATCAGGAGGGGGGCAGTACGTTACTCTTGATGCACCCTTGCATGTAGTTAATGTGCATTTGTATCAAAACTCAATCCTACCCATGCAACAGGGTGGGTTAATTTCTAAGGAAGCCAGAATGACACCTTTTACGCTTTTAGTCGCCTTCCCTGCAGGCGCTACTGATGGAAAAGCCGCAGGGAAACTTTTCCTTGATGACGATGAGCTCCAAGAAATGAAACTGGGAAGCGGATCTGCAACATATGTAGATTTCTATGCAACTGTAAGTGAAGGAACTGTAAAATTGTGGTCAGAAGTTCAGGAGAGCAAGTTTGCTTTAGACAAGGGTTGGAAAATTGTCAAGGTAACAGTGTTGGGATTGGATGGAAGCGGAGCACCATCTTCCCTGGAGGTTGATGGGAAGCCAGTGACTGGTGCTTCAAACATCGAGTTAAGCTCATTAGAGCAGAAATATATTACGAACCTAGAAGTTGGtgatgaaaagaagaagagtatGATGGTAGAAGTTGATGGTTTAGAAATTCCTGTTGGCAAAAACTTTGCTGTGTCCTGGAAAATGGGGGCCAGTGGTTGA
- the LOC118048011 gene encoding uncharacterized protein — translation MEELQNNKKRVRDDAFELELDLPEVKKIREDLLGILDDSDPDSLGQDLDSVMKSFELEISACSTSPMPVVDLTSESGESRPDLGYLLEASDDELGLPPSINSSSEEVKGEEETELVRVDSAQSSGIGGEIWGFEDQIPTYDSFGMGVGDVDYNSRYVAFDDGLFEYSNACFDSSEFVDLSWRFGGMPAE, via the coding sequence ATGGAAGAGctgcaaaacaataaaaagcgAGTCAGGGATGACGCGTTCGAGTTGGAGTTGGATTTGCCGGAGGTGAAGAAAATCAGGGAGGATTTATTGGGTATCCTCGATGATTCCGACCCTGACTCCCTGGGTCAGGATCTTGACTCCGTCATGAAGAGTTTTGAGCTAGAGATATCCGCGTGTTCCACATCTCCGATGCCTGTCGTCGACCTGACGTCCGAATCCGGCGAGTCCCGGCCTGATCTAGGGTACCTTCTAGAAGCTTCTGATGATGAGCTCGGCTTGCCCCCGTCCATTAATTCCTCGAGCGAGGAGGTCAAGGGTGAAGAAGAGACCGAGTTGGTCCGAGTTGACTCGGCCCAGTCATCCGGAATCGGTGGAGAGATATGGGGGTTTGAGGACCAGATTCCGACTTATGACTCGTTCGGGATGGGAGTAGGGGACGTTGATTATAATAGCAGGTATGTGGCGTTCGATGATGGGTTGTTCGAGTATTCTAATGCTTGCTTTGACTCGTCCGAGTTTGTGGATTTGTCGTGGCGGTTCGGTGGCATGCCGGCCGAGTAA